From the genome of Mycobacterium kansasii ATCC 12478:
AGGCTGTCCAAAGTCGGCGCCAGCGACCCGTCGATCGAGTTCTCGATGGGCACGCAGGCGAAATCCGCCGTGCCGTTCCGGACAGCATCCAGCGCGGCGGGCGTGCTTTCGACCGGCAGCCGCTGCGCCAAGTCCGTTAGCTCCGCTTCCCGGCCGGGTATCAGCCCGGCGGCCGTTATCTGCAGCAGCGCCGCCTCGGTGAACGTCCCTTCCGGACCGAGGTAGGCGATGCAGACCACGCTGACAACACTAGTGGCGCATCGGGTCCTTGCGACGAACGAGGCAAGTGACTTAAGTTAGCCTTACCTAATCTCAAGGAGTCGCCGCGATGTTTCCGATCACCAGCCCGACGCCCACGACCGCCGAGCGTATTCGCACTATTTGCGCGCGGGCCGGCGCGGGCCTGCTGGCGGTAGAGCCCGACCAACCGATAGCCGCGCCGCTGCACCACTTGATGTCCGACGGTTCCTTCGCCGTGGCGATTCCCGCTGACCGCGCCGCCGGGGCCGGTTACGGGCCCGGCTGCGGATCTCAGGCCCTGCTCGAGCTCACCGACTACGCCCCGCTGCCGGTCCGGGAGCCGGTCCGATCGCTGGTGTGGATCCGCGGCCGCCTTCAGCGGGTCCCATGGGGAGCGGTTAGCTCGGTGCTGGACACGATCGCCACCGAGAACCCACACCCGGCCCTGCTACAGGTCGAGACTCCCCGATCCGGACCCGCCCTCCGGCAGCAGAACCGGTACGCATTGCTGCGGCTGGAGACCGAATCGGTGGTCGTGACCGATACCACCGGAGCCTCGCCAGTCAGTGTCGCGGACCTGCTGACCGCCCTGCCGGATCCGTTCTGCGAGATCGAATCCACGTTGCTGTGGCACCTGGCGACCGTCCATGGCGACGTCGTCGCCCGATTGGTCTCCCGACTGCCGGCCCAATGGCGGCGCGGACCGATCCGTCCCCTCGGCCTCGACCGGTACGGTGTGCAATTTCGGGTCGAGGACGACGACGGCGACCGTGACGTCCGGCTGCCGTTCCATCGCCCGGTGGACGACATGAACGGGCTCGCGCAGGCCATCCGGGTGTTGATGGGATGCCCCTTCGTCAACGGCTTGCGCGCCCGGCGGCGCCGCGCTTCGTAGCACGCCGTCGCGGCCGGCTGCATTGCCGGGTCCGGCCACGTACGTTGTCCAGGTGAACGGCGATCGATCACCGGAGCCCGGAAGACCCCGAAGACCGACGCATCAACGGCCGGGGCAGCCGGAGCCGTCACAGGTCATCCGTCGTGAAAACCCGCCACCGCGGCAACCGGGCAGACCCCGGCCCGAACCCGAACTCGCACCAGCGACGACTGACCCCCCGCCATCCCCGACAGTCCGGCCAGTCCGGCTCAGACGTCAGCGCGGTCCCGCCGCGTCGACGCGGCCCCCGCGGCCGGTAGCGCCGAAGGCGCGCCGCAACCGGGTCAGGCGGCGCTGGGGCAGGATCGTGGCATTCAGTGTGCTGGTCGTTCTGTTACTGGCCGGGGCGGGCATCCTCGGTGGCGCGCTGTGGCTGGACACGTCGCTGCGGCGCGAGCCGGTGTTCAGCGACTACACCGACCGACCGGCAGGCGGCCGCGGCACGAACTGGCTGCTCGTCGGTTCCGACAGCCGCCAGGACCTCACCGCCGAGCAACAGCAGAACCTCGCCACCGGCGGCGACATCGGCACCGGGCGCACCGACACCATCCTGCTGGTGCACGTGCCGGAGTTCGGGTCGAGCATCCCGACGACATTGGTGTCGATACCGCGCGACTCCTCGGTGCCGATACCCGGTCACGGTCGCGACAAGATCAACGCCGCGTTCGTGACGGGTGGCGCGCCCTTACTGGTGCTGACGGTTGAACAGGCCACCGGCTTGCGCGTCGACCATTACGCCGAGGTTGGGTTCGGCGGCTTCGTCGAACTGGTCGACGCGCTGGGCGGGGTCAGCGTGTGCCTGAGCGACCCGATCCGCGATCCATTGGCCGGTGTCGACCTGCCGGCCGGCTGTCAACACCTGGACGGCCGACGGGCGTTGGGTTACGTCCGGTCCCGCGCGACACCGCGGGCCGATCTGGACCGCATGCTCAACCAACGCCAGTTCATGGCAGCGCTGCTGCACCGCGCCGCCAGCCCCGCGGTATGGCTCAACCCATGGCGTTGGTACGCGGTGCCGCACGCAGCCGCCGGGGCGCTGACCGTCGACCAGGACACCCATGTCTTCGACCTGGCCCGCCTGGGATGGGCGCTGCACGGACACACCACCGCGCTGACGGTTCCGATCGGCGAGTTCACCGACAGCGACGTCGGCTCGGTGGTGGTATGGAATCACGACGCGGCCCGGGAATTGTTCGATGCGCTCGCTGCGGATGCTCCGGTGCCGGCTTCCGCGATCGAAGGGCAACCATAGCGACTTCACGAGGACTCGAGAGATGTCGCGCATAGTTCGTGCGACGGCCACCCGCAATAACGGCTGCCGGGATTATTTTTGTTAGGCAAACCTGGCCTGATAAAGGGCGTTATTGACGGCCTCGGAGCACTTAGGAAACGCTTTCCTCACTAAGTGATGCCTTCGTTGCGGACCGGGCTCTACCTGCATTAACCTAGCCTCATGACTGACTACGACGGACACAAGACGAAATTCCATGCGTTAATGCAGGAGCAAATCTTCAACGAATTCACCACCGCGCAGCAATATATTGCGATCGCGGTCTATTTCGACAGCGAGGACTTGCCGCAATTGGCGAAGCATTTCTATGGCCAGGCCGTCGAAGAGCGCAATCACGCGATGATGCTGGTGCAACACCTGCTCGAGCGCGGCCTTCGCGTCGAAATACCGGGCGTCGACACCGTCCGAAACCAGTTCGACAAACCGCGTGACGCGCTGGCGCTGGCGCTCGACCAGGAGCGTGCCGTCACCGACCAGGTCAGCCGGCTGGCGGCGGTGGCCCGCGACGAGGGCGACTTCCTCGGCGAGCAGTTCATGCAGTGGTTCCTGCAGGAACAGGTTGAAGAGATGTCGCTGATGTCCACCCTGCTGCGGATTGCCGACCGGGCCGGATCCAACCTGTTCGAGCTCGAGAACTTCGTCGCCCGCGAGGTGGGCCGGGCGCCATCCGCCTCGGGCGCCCCGCGCGCCGCCGGCGGTAGCCTCTAGCCGCCGGC
Proteins encoded in this window:
- a CDS encoding DUF2470 domain-containing protein — encoded protein: MFPITSPTPTTAERIRTICARAGAGLLAVEPDQPIAAPLHHLMSDGSFAVAIPADRAAGAGYGPGCGSQALLELTDYAPLPVREPVRSLVWIRGRLQRVPWGAVSSVLDTIATENPHPALLQVETPRSGPALRQQNRYALLRLETESVVVTDTTGASPVSVADLLTALPDPFCEIESTLLWHLATVHGDVVARLVSRLPAQWRRGPIRPLGLDRYGVQFRVEDDDGDRDVRLPFHRPVDDMNGLAQAIRVLMGCPFVNGLRARRRRAS
- a CDS encoding LCP family protein, encoding MNGDRSPEPGRPRRPTHQRPGQPEPSQVIRRENPPPRQPGRPRPEPELAPATTDPPPSPTVRPVRLRRQRGPAASTRPPRPVAPKARRNRVRRRWGRIVAFSVLVVLLLAGAGILGGALWLDTSLRREPVFSDYTDRPAGGRGTNWLLVGSDSRQDLTAEQQQNLATGGDIGTGRTDTILLVHVPEFGSSIPTTLVSIPRDSSVPIPGHGRDKINAAFVTGGAPLLVLTVEQATGLRVDHYAEVGFGGFVELVDALGGVSVCLSDPIRDPLAGVDLPAGCQHLDGRRALGYVRSRATPRADLDRMLNQRQFMAALLHRAASPAVWLNPWRWYAVPHAAAGALTVDQDTHVFDLARLGWALHGHTTALTVPIGEFTDSDVGSVVVWNHDAARELFDALAADAPVPASAIEGQP
- a CDS encoding ferritin, whose product is MTDYDGHKTKFHALMQEQIFNEFTTAQQYIAIAVYFDSEDLPQLAKHFYGQAVEERNHAMMLVQHLLERGLRVEIPGVDTVRNQFDKPRDALALALDQERAVTDQVSRLAAVARDEGDFLGEQFMQWFLQEQVEEMSLMSTLLRIADRAGSNLFELENFVAREVGRAPSASGAPRAAGGSL